From Octopus sinensis linkage group LG14, ASM634580v1, whole genome shotgun sequence:
atagaaCACagatcattgtcataatcattttGTGTCTGTctaccatgttggcatgggtgtaTGGTTTTTACCACTCATTGTGGCCCCCATTATCTGGCAGTATAGGGAACTGGTTaactttgtatttgtgtatatcttaCCAGTGTGCTCTGGTGTCTTTGTGCCTCTGGTACTAAGAAAAATTGTTGGCGACAAGTTTGAAGAACCTCTTCTGTCTTGTATCAGTTCAGAGTTAATCCCTTCCCAGTCAAATAGACTGCTTAGTATCCATAGTTATTTGGTTATTCAGTTTCAACAGCAATTAGGTGCATTTCACtatgacaaaaatatttcactattataaaaatatgacagCAATGCCAAGAGTTCTTCATCAACTCAGAAACAATTAATAACAAGCTCTGACAACCTTCCAACTGaatgataaaaaattatggttGTGAACTTGCTGGCATTTTAACAGCGCTAGTCACTATATTATGATTAGAAGAAATTGTACCTCAGAAATCAAGGATGCCCATATTCATGTGCTGCATAATCAAAGGGAAACTTTTACAAAAAGCCTTCTTATCTGCAAGTGGTTATATGCTCACCAGAATTAGATTTTCCAGAACGTTAATCATCATTGATACTCACAACATCTTAACTGAATTGCTATTTGGGCTCCATTTTGGAAAATCTTCACATGATATACAGTGTACTATTTTCCTTGTCTGACACGATAATTTGTGATACAGGATTTGATTATGACGATTGGGTGTCATGGTACAAGGAGTTCTATTCTCCAGAACCAGAGAGGCAGTGATCATTTCCAAACAAATTCTGAAGTGAAACAAGGTTGTATCCTATCACCaacatttttttctgctttatttgAAGGAAACTTTCATGAGAACTCAATGGACAGTAAACTGTTCAATATcaagtaacagaaatttagttcaaattcaaaaataatgaCAGCATGCAAGTTATTTTACTTTAATGATTGTGATATTGTTACCTGTTTAGAGATCCTGCAAGCACTTGCAACTAAAGTTTACAGAGCAAAGTTTATAACCTGCTGATTGATACAAGTAAAACTAGTTATGCAACATAATATTTGGGTCCAGCCTGTTGCCTTGTTAACCATCATTAGTGGCTCTGACTTGCAATCCATATGTTATGAAATTACACCACAAACAATACCTcataagataaagaaataaaagaacatactGTGCAAAGTCAACTTTTAGTTCTCTATACAGAACACCTCTTTGACAAATCAAGAAATTTATGTCTGTATTAAATTGGTTGTAAACAAAGGAAAAGTGATGCATGTTTTTGTCTCTGTTGCTGTGGAACCTGGTCTCTATATACAGAATACAGCTAGCACATATAAAGGCGGAAGTGACTAAACAGTGTGACCATTGAGAAAATTCAACTGTGAACAAAAATACTTTCCTAaggcaatttttattattattatgagctgCAAATGGGAGTCTGGTGACAGTTGGAACGAAAGAAGAGATACAATGGTCAACTTGAACATGCATTTGGTGTAAGATAATCCAGGCCTAAAAGGAGGAGCTGacaatatatttcattgataGGCACTGTGGGGTTCAGCATCAGCCAATAGTGTAAAAACCATGCAAGTATATTCACTAAATGAAACGAATAGGAAAAAACTCTGCTACTGAAAACCagcaatcaccatcaccaccatatatGTGTGCCCCACATGTGCAAGAATATGGGTTTCAGGTCAGTttttacacacacgtgcacttgCTCCTGCTGGTTAATATCATATGTATcattaataacaacattttcattgttgaatgtctgtgtgtgtatcatcatcatcatcatcgtttagcgtcagttttccatgctagcatgggttggacggttcaactggggtctgtgaagccagaaggcttcatcaggcctagtcagatctggcagtgtttctacggctggatgtccttcctaacgccaaccactccgtgagtgtagtgggtgctttttacgtgccacccgtatgtgtgtataaatattagtgAAGTTGCTAGACAAATTGTCTTGCAGCATCTGTTCTGAATTCCAATTCTGCCTATACACTGATAGTTAGGGCTGATCGCCAGTTCATCAGCCTCTCATCCAGTTTGCAATTGATCAGTTTCAGTGGTTTGACCTACAACGAGCTTGGATAAGCCAACAATAGCATGCTAAGGCTTTATCCAGtagttgataaaaaagaaaaaaaaagattagaatgtgtatatgtgtgtgcttgcagaTAATTAGAACATCTGTGTCACAACTTGAAGAATCATGACCCTCTTTAATCCTTTTGCATTGGAATATCCTTCAAGGCACCACCCAACATGTTGGTCAAAatacttagctgcatttcttctggctctttacatactgaattcaaatcttgctgaggtcaagtttgcttttcattcctttgaGGTAGATAGAATAAGGTACTAAACAAGTACTGGCGTTGATGTAATTGATGTGTTGCCTCCTCCCCTTCCCAATTTCCAAATGTAATTGGCATGTTGCTTCCTCCCCATTCCAACTCAGGGAATATTGGGATCTTGATCACTTACATTCTATGGGAATCCTAGGGctcaagaaaaatttaaagtAGAAAAAAACATCTGCAAGAAGACCTCTTACAAATGGTCCTTTTGCCACCTGCAGTCCTGGTTGTGGTGCCTCCCTAGAGATGATTGTCACTGTTAACTATGACAAGTCTAGGCTTTTGTGTCACATACTCtcattacctcaattactttaacGATTTCTCTGCTAAAAAATGTCTACTACAAATACTCCAATACTTTTAACTATTCAGAAGAATTTCTACACATGGAGAGTTTATTATTTTCACTATCAATAACTGAGCACAACACTTGGCTATACATAAAGAATTTGATTCAATTAACTCGTCTCTCACAGCCATGCTTGGTCATTTAGATCCAAATAACCTTATCACTCTGTGTCATGGAGAGAGCCTTAATCACCTCAGGCCTTTGCTATTTACTTCCCTCATCCTTTACCATCAAATTGATCATCCTTAGCAGCATCATGAGAAGACATGGTTTCTCAACTGTAAGAAAAGTGACTGCTCTAGGATGTTGTATGTTCTAACAAATCCAAAGAATTTGTCTTTCTCTGAATGTAAAAAGGGAGTACGGCTGTTAGgaaagcccccccccccttttttttttgtactgttgagtttaattctttaatttttcttgttGCAGTGAAGCTTAATGGCGGCCGAACTGTAAGTGGCATCTTGCGTGGCTTTGATCCATTCATGAATCTGGTGATTGATGAATGTGTGGAAGAaactaaaaatggagaaaaaaacccCATTGGAATGGTGGTATGTATGGTTCTATTAGTTGTAtgtaaaatatcttaatattttccTTGATCCATAATACTGATTTATTAATTGGTACCAGGATAAAGGAGTAGTTTTATTGATTAAACTCTGGTATTTATTGTCTTCACTACTGGAGGGTGAGCTCAAATGTGGAAGGAGAAAAAGTTAAACATATTACTGTTTCCaaagaattttgtttgttttgggctGTAATTTCTAATTTGTGAATGTATCTtgatgctgcttttttttttttttttgcatctctcTGCCCCATCCTCACTCCAATTCAGGCACTGTTGACAATCCTCACTTCTGCATCTTCCTTTCAATCCTTACATTGCCTACTTCCACTCTCATTTTCCTACCCACTCCTGGTTTCTGTCTGCACTTCCGTTCACCTGGTACCATATGGGCACCTCATTACCATTATTTTATCTCTTTGCAGCTACTACTGATTTATTTCTCTCCcctaaatgtgagtagccatgtagctcctcCGTAAGAACCTGCTTTTCCCTTCTGC
This genomic window contains:
- the LOC115218920 gene encoding small nuclear ribonucleoprotein G; the encoded protein is MSKAHPPELKKYMERKLSLKLNGGRTVSGILRGFDPFMNLVIDECVEETKNGEKNPIGMVAVRGNSIVLLEALDRVS